A DNA window from Coffea arabica cultivar ET-39 chromosome 6c, Coffea Arabica ET-39 HiFi, whole genome shotgun sequence contains the following coding sequences:
- the LOC113691990 gene encoding GCN5-related N-acetyltransferase 7, chloroplastic-like, with protein sequence MKDGGKLEMAILRSPCPLNSKVHPVVTTTTALIATHCHRQLPPPFLSLSISSKLYNHQQTPQPTTKESAPQKIRIDKSFLDVSEATSDTELWAAACLRVRTFYDFQDQDFGIQDHKRYLAEHEYKALKERIAGTRLGFKKVSCINATLPWSQVATISDDLCKSCKFSKGQEERVVVGTLDLNQCIRLPDEITGMKPKGIGADFARAYLTNVCVAKELQRNGLGYDVIAKAKIVARNWGISDLYVHVAVDNEPARNLYLKSGFVRENEEPAWQARFLDRPRRLLLWIGLPITYEL encoded by the exons ATGAAAGACGGAGGAAAACTGGAAATGGCTATCCTAAGATCACCTTGTCCGCTCAACTCAAAAGTCCACCCTGTcgtcaccaccaccaccgcccTGATCGCCACCCATTGCCACCGCCAACTACCTCCACCATTTTTGTCACTGTCCATCTCTTCTAAACTTTATAACCACCAGCAAACACCACAACCAACCACAAAGGAATCAGCACCACAAAAAATAAGAATTGACAAGTCATTCCTAGATGTCTCTGAAGCCACTTCGGACACTGAGCTCTGGGCTGCAGCCTGTCTCCGCGTCCGAACTTTCTATGACTTCCAAGACCAggactttggcattcaa GATCATAAAAGGTACTTGGCCGAACATGAATACAAGGCGCTTAAGGAACGCATAGCAGGGACACGGTTGGGCTTTAAAAAGGTCTCTTGTATTAATGCTACATTACCATGGTCACAAGTAGCAACCATCTCAGATGATTTATGCAAGTCTTGCAAG TTTTCAAAAGGTCAAGAGGAACGAGTGGTTGTTGGTACCTTAGACCTTAACCAGTGTATCAGGCTTCCAGATGAAATAACAGGGATGAAGCCAAAG GGAATTGGAGCTGATTTTGCTAGGGCATACCTGACCAATGTATGTGTTGCCAAGGAACTCCAAAGAAATGGCTTGGGTTATGATGTCATTGCAAAAGCAAAGATAGTTGCTAGAAATTGGG GTATAAGTGATTTGTATGTCCATGTTGCCGTTGATAATGAGCCAGCAAGGAATCTATACCTCAAAAGCGGTTTTGTTCGGGAGAATGAGGAACCTGCATGGCAAGCAAGATTTCTTGATCGACCTAGAAGGCTTCTTCTGTGGATAGGTCTTCCAATCACGTATGAGTTGTAA